One Fusarium oxysporum f. sp. lycopersici 4287 chromosome 8, whole genome shotgun sequence genomic region harbors:
- a CDS encoding hypothetical protein (At least one base has a quality score < 10) gives MIIDGEKYACEACVRGHRVSNCQHSDRPLQHINKKGRPVSQCAHCRAMRKSRSAHVKCDCGEKTSKCAHLQPAVEGHTETCCCNHGGHCSCSHKNEPALDTVPESDSERESLTLSISGRPKPPGRRRRANTVHSDGVLTFDQHGNHKPAHRSNRVSQKCGPYQLNRVNSAHSTGSLGADSMLQKSTREPPSSRARAATNRERRVKSETASPLMSGASSFQNLNGNLPPLDLSGIEYPPYMANSTFDLFGSGFNSETDAPMYSAGLSAASVDWSHYDLSEMKGESFTPSSYSQAGTQSFNGLFDFGSGSEHLPHLANTTSTSGEVSEVEDFLPGGDGDYDGLEGFSRADSFIRQNGNVMANSTDLTTIDYDSFYKGADSGPMAGAGLSMVEDDPAFWMPNYNEGITTMDESPDPLGPASVPSFWGM, from the exons ATGATAATTGATGGAGAAAAGTATGCTTGCGAGGCTTGCGTCCGCGGACACCGCGTGAGCAATTGCCAACATTCTG ACCGCCCACTTCAGcatatcaacaagaagggTCGACCAGTTTCCCAATGCGCTCACTGTCGCGCCATGCGCAAGTCGCGCTCTGCTCACGTCAAGTGCGACTGCGGCGAGAAGACAAGTAAATGTGCCCACTTGCAGCCAGCCGTTGAGGGTCACACTG AGACATGTTGCTGTAACCATGGTGGCCATTGCAGCTGCTCCCACAAGAACGAGCCTGCTCTTGACACCGTTCCTGAATCTGACTCGGAGCGCGAGTCTTTGACCCTCAGCATTAGTGGTCGTCCGAAGCCTCCGggtcgacgacgacgagccAACACGGTCCACTCAGACGGTGTCCTGACCTTCGATCAGCACGGCAACCACAAGCCTGCTCACCGAAGCAACCGGGTCTCGCAAAAATGTGGCCCATATCAGCTTAACAGGGTGAACTCGGCTCACAGCACTGGCAGCTTGGGCGCCGACAGTATGCTGCAGAAGAGCACACGGGAACCTCCCAGTAGCCGAGCACGCGCTGCTACCAACCGAGAGCGTAGGGTCAAATCAGAAACCGCATCGCCCCTGATGAGCGGTGCGAGCAGCTTCCAGAACCTCAATGGCAACCTACCTCCTCTGGATCTTTCAGGCATTGAGTACCCTCCTTATATGGCTAACAGTACGTTTGACCTGTTTGGATCTGGTTTCAATTCAGAGACAGATGCGCCCATGTACAGCGCTGGCCTCAGTGCTGCTTCAGTCGACTGGAGCCACTATGATCTTTCAGAGATGAAGGGTGAGAGTTTTACGCCTTCCAGTTATAGCCAGGCCGGTACTCAGAGCTTCAATGGTCTCTTCGACTTCGGTAGCGGTTCAGAGCATCTTCCTCACCTGGCCAACACTACATCGACCTCGGGCGAGGTTTCCGAAGTGGAAGATTTTCTTCCTGGAGGAGACGGCGACTATGACGGCCTGGAAGGATTCAGCCGTGCCGATAGCTTCATCCGACAGAACGGTAACGTGATGGCCAACTCAACCGACCTCACTACCATTGACTACGACAGCTTCTACAAGGGAGCAGACAGTGGCCCTATGGCGGGGGCGGGTCTATCCATGGTTGAGGACGACCCTGCTTTCTGGATGCCCAATTATAACGAGGGCATCACTACAATGGACGAAAGCCCCGACCCTCTCGGCCCTGCTTCAGTGCCTAGCTTCTGGGGTATGTGA
- a CDS encoding hypothetical protein (At least one base has a quality score < 10), with protein sequence MIIDGEKYACEACVRGHRVSNCQHSGKSRLKTEACYGLSVPVTTPGWMHFQYSSMDMSPSLALFPVTDHNPSIDRPLQHINKKGRPVSQCAHCRAMRKSRSAHVKCDCGEKTSKCAHLQPAVEGHTETCCCNHGGHCSCSHKNEPALDTVPESDSERESLTLSISGRPKPPGRRRRANTVHSDGVLTFDQHGNHKPAHRSNRVSQKCGPYQLNRVNSAHSTGSLGADSMLQKSTREPPSSRARAATNRERRVKSETASPLMSGASSFQNLNGNLPPLDLSGIEYPPYMANSTFDLFGSGFNSETDAPMYSAGLSAASVDWSHYDLSEMKGESFTPSSYSQAGTQSFNGLFDFGSGSEHLPHLANTTSTSGEVSEVEDFLPGGDGDYDGLEGFSRADSFIRQNGNVMANSTDLTTIDYDSFYKGADSGPMAGAGLSMVEDDPAFWMPNYNEGITTMDESPDPLGPASVPSFWGM encoded by the exons ATGATAATTGATGGAGAAAAGTATGCTTGCGAGGCTTGCGTCCGCGGACACCGCGTGAGCAATTGCCAACATTCTGGTAAGTCGAGACTCAAGACTGAAGCATGCTATGGATTGTCGGTCCCAGTCACAACACCTGGCTGGATGCACTTCCAGTACTCGTCCATGGACATGTCTCCAAGCTTAGCTCTGTTCCCTGTTACTGACCACAATCCTTCGATAGACCGCCCACTTCAGcatatcaacaagaagggTCGACCAGTTTCCCAATGCGCTCACTGTCGCGCCATGCGCAAGTCGCGCTCTGCTCACGTCAAGTGCGACTGCGGCGAGAAGACAAGTAAATGTGCCCACTTGCAGCCAGCCGTTGAGGGTCACACTG AGACATGTTGCTGTAACCATGGTGGCCATTGCAGCTGCTCCCACAAGAACGAGCCTGCTCTTGACACCGTTCCTGAATCTGACTCGGAGCGCGAGTCTTTGACCCTCAGCATTAGTGGTCGTCCGAAGCCTCCGggtcgacgacgacgagccAACACGGTCCACTCAGACGGTGTCCTGACCTTCGATCAGCACGGCAACCACAAGCCTGCTCACCGAAGCAACCGGGTCTCGCAAAAATGTGGCCCATATCAGCTTAACAGGGTGAACTCGGCTCACAGCACTGGCAGCTTGGGCGCCGACAGTATGCTGCAGAAGAGCACACGGGAACCTCCCAGTAGCCGAGCACGCGCTGCTACCAACCGAGAGCGTAGGGTCAAATCAGAAACCGCATCGCCCCTGATGAGCGGTGCGAGCAGCTTCCAGAACCTCAATGGCAACCTACCTCCTCTGGATCTTTCAGGCATTGAGTACCCTCCTTATATGGCTAACAGTACGTTTGACCTGTTTGGATCTGGTTTCAATTCAGAGACAGATGCGCCCATGTACAGCGCTGGCCTCAGTGCTGCTTCAGTCGACTGGAGCCACTATGATCTTTCAGAGATGAAGGGTGAGAGTTTTACGCCTTCCAGTTATAGCCAGGCCGGTACTCAGAGCTTCAATGGTCTCTTCGACTTCGGTAGCGGTTCAGAGCATCTTCCTCACCTGGCCAACACTACATCGACCTCGGGCGAGGTTTCCGAAGTGGAAGATTTTCTTCCTGGAGGAGACGGCGACTATGACGGCCTGGAAGGATTCAGCCGTGCCGATAGCTTCATCCGACAGAACGGTAACGTGATGGCCAACTCAACCGACCTCACTACCATTGACTACGACAGCTTCTACAAGGGAGCAGACAGTGGCCCTATGGCGGGGGCGGGTCTATCCATGGTTGAGGACGACCCTGCTTTCTGGATGCCCAATTATAACGAGGGCATCACTACAATGGACGAAAGCCCCGACCCTCTCGGCCCTGCTTCAGTGCCTAGCTTCTGGGGTATGTGA